The genomic window CCGACTTTGCTAAAGCATGTGACGCAGTCGGTCCGGTTAGCAATAGGAAGATAGCGATAAATAGTAGTTTTACTGTGACCAAGTCAAAGTCAGTGCGCAGCATTAAGCCCGCAACAATTAAGAGAGTCACAATCGAATCCGTAACACTGGCAGCGTGAACTCGGGTAAAAAAATCCGGAAACCGAAATAAGCCAAAGGCACCTGTCAGACTGAAAAATGCGCCTAGTAATAAACAAATAGCGCTCAACACGTCTAAAATCATTTCGATTGCTCCTCAACGCCGCTATCCGCGTTGTCACAGGTGTATTCAAAAAAACGCAACACC from Psychrobium sp. MM17-31 includes these protein-coding regions:
- the mnhG gene encoding monovalent cation/H(+) antiporter subunit G — its product is MILDVLSAICLLLGAFFSLTGAFGLFRFPDFFTRVHAASVTDSIVTLLIVAGLMLRTDFDLVTVKLLFIAIFLLLTGPTASHALAKSARHGGLLTMPESKSNQKDSNS